One window from the genome of bacterium encodes:
- a CDS encoding dihydroorotate dehydrogenase-like protein, giving the protein MPNISTTYMGLQLRNPIIVASSGLTKNIERIKEAEKAGAGAVVLKSLFEEVLAEKDFGLKEGTVDHTEAYDYYFAHLELLYGASDYTDLIREAKAETTLPVIASINCVSSKWWPDFARQAEGAGADALELNVFTTATDLTFDGRKMEELYYEILSTVKQKVGIPVSLKIGPYFSALPNVAVEFGRRGLDGLVLFNRFTQPDIDINALSLKTTFAFSSEADMHLPLRWTALMSHYLPYDICATTGIKTAEDVIKLLLAGAPAVQVASVLYDRGIEHVASLNEGIERWMSEHGFESVADFRGKLSFHQADKAAHYLRAQFMEKISEVE; this is encoded by the coding sequence ATGCCGAATATTTCCACGACGTATATGGGACTGCAGCTTCGCAATCCCATCATAGTGGCCAGCAGCGGACTTACGAAAAACATCGAACGTATAAAAGAAGCCGAGAAGGCAGGCGCGGGAGCGGTCGTCCTGAAATCGTTGTTTGAGGAGGTGCTCGCAGAGAAGGATTTCGGCCTCAAGGAAGGCACGGTCGATCATACCGAAGCATACGATTACTATTTCGCGCATCTCGAACTGCTTTACGGGGCGTCCGATTACACCGACCTCATCCGTGAAGCCAAGGCGGAAACCACACTGCCTGTGATCGCGAGCATCAACTGCGTTTCCTCGAAGTGGTGGCCAGATTTCGCACGTCAGGCGGAAGGTGCAGGCGCCGATGCGCTCGAACTCAATGTGTTCACCACCGCAACCGATCTCACCTTCGACGGACGCAAGATGGAGGAGCTGTACTATGAGATTCTCAGCACGGTCAAACAGAAAGTCGGAATTCCCGTCAGCCTGAAAATCGGTCCCTACTTCTCCGCCCTGCCCAATGTCGCTGTGGAATTCGGTCGCCGTGGACTTGATGGACTCGTCCTTTTCAACCGCTTCACACAACCGGATATCGATATCAATGCGCTTTCGCTGAAAACGACGTTTGCGTTCAGTTCGGAGGCGGACATGCATCTCCCACTGCGATGGACGGCATTGATGTCACACTACCTCCCGTACGACATCTGCGCGACGACGGGTATTAAAACCGCGGAAGATGTGATCAAACTGCTCCTTGCCGGAGCTCCTGCCGTGCAGGTGGCCTCCGTGCTCTATGACAGAGGCATCGAACATGTCGCGTCGCTCAATGAAGGTATCGAACGATGGATGTCCGAGCACGGATTTGAATCCGTGGCCGATTTCCGTGGAAAACTCAGTTTCCACCAGGCGGACAAAGCGGCCCACTATCTCCGCGCGCAGTTCATGGAAAAAATCTCGGAAGTGGAATAA
- a CDS encoding LacI family transcriptional regulator, whose product MGVTIYDIAKEANVGVGTVSRVLNNHPSVSDTTRQHVIEVAQRLDYRPNASAQRLARRKSRTITAIMPYITNYFFVELLGGIQDALFERDYDLLLYGVNHPKQIEVYLQRSLRAGHSDGMLIASIDLPPDYTQKYLKNNFPIILLDRFNENFDSFFVENVEGARAATEYLISLGHKRIAMITGIEDTTPARERSTGYLKALSAYPHVKNMGIHHPVMESKNDGFSKDAGYEVMKRILGMPEDERPTAVFVTSDIQAFGAMHAIKETGASCPENMSIVSFDDIELAHYYGLTTMHQPIRKLGVLATDRLFARMDDNSLEPLHRRFTPELMIRQTAGPPPSRFGTL is encoded by the coding sequence TTGGGCGTAACCATATATGATATCGCCAAAGAGGCCAACGTCGGCGTTGGAACCGTTTCCAGGGTGCTGAACAATCACCCGTCGGTTTCCGATACCACGAGACAGCATGTCATCGAAGTCGCCCAGCGACTTGATTACCGGCCAAATGCCTCAGCGCAGCGCCTTGCCCGGCGAAAGAGCCGAACGATTACCGCCATCATGCCTTACATCACGAATTACTTTTTCGTTGAGCTGCTGGGCGGTATCCAGGATGCACTCTTCGAGCGGGATTATGATCTGCTGCTTTACGGCGTCAATCATCCAAAGCAGATCGAGGTGTACCTGCAGCGCTCGCTTCGTGCGGGACATTCAGACGGCATGCTGATTGCCTCCATCGACCTCCCCCCCGACTACACACAGAAATACCTAAAAAACAATTTCCCGATCATTCTGCTCGACAGATTCAACGAAAACTTCGACTCGTTTTTCGTGGAGAATGTCGAAGGCGCACGTGCCGCCACCGAGTATCTGATCTCGCTGGGACACAAACGTATCGCCATGATCACGGGTATTGAAGACACGACCCCCGCTCGTGAGCGTTCGACGGGGTATCTCAAGGCACTCTCCGCCTATCCACACGTGAAAAACATGGGTATTCACCACCCGGTAATGGAATCCAAAAACGATGGTTTCAGCAAGGATGCGGGCTATGAAGTCATGAAACGCATTCTTGGCATGCCCGAAGATGAGCGTCCCACCGCAGTATTCGTGACCAGCGACATCCAGGCCTTCGGCGCCATGCACGCCATCAAGGAGACCGGTGCTTCCTGCCCCGAAAACATGTCCATCGTCAGCTTCGACGACATCGAGCTGGCGCACTATTATGGACTGACGACCATGCACCAGCCCATCCGGAAACTCGGCGTGCTGGCGACAGACAGGTTGTTCGCACGAATGGACGACAACAGTCTCGAGCCGCTGCACCGTCGCTTTACGCCGGAACTGATGATCCGCCAGACAGCCGGACCGCCCCCTTCGCGCTTCGGTACCCTGTAA
- a CDS encoding TonB-dependent receptor, with product MKRWYALLILLFLPSVVLAGSTGKVAGKIVDAETGEGIPGVNVILVGTTLGAATNLDGEYSILNIPPGTYELKATAIGYAPVTVREVRVNIDLTTRINVELGESVLEMKDEVVITASRPLVRKDLTASTAVVGDDEIQALPVTEVSEVLNLQAGYIDGHVRGGRQGEVAYWIDGVPVTDVYDGGTVVEVNKNQVQELQLVSGAFNAEYGQALSGIVNIATKDGNNDFSGSFGTYFGDYVSNASDIFLGIDEVEPFAISNFDLSLSGPVIKDYVFFTVNGRKNAFGGWLNGERRFNPSNVAYIDSAGNFIESRDPDQGLGDGSIVPMNSSDKLYGQAKLSVRITKNIKMWYQYIHDDVSYQDYNQFYKYNPDANPTNYRLGQTHLAQLTHLLSDNTFYTLGVSVFDKNFQRYVYESTTDPGYVHPNLLTAITPYSFATGGVDMQHFERNTNTVVGKFDITSQITQQHLVKAGLQLSSHELFFNNITLRPVEIQSDFDPATDDPHIATRILDVSTIYHDEYTRKPMEFAAYVQDKMEFDDLIINLGMRFDMFDPAGQVLADPTDPSIYNPIRPENRFHDTNGNGIQDAGEPDVTIAERESYWYRDTEVKYQVSPRFGAAFPISDRGVLHFSYGHFFQIPRFELLYTNPYFKLGSGTGNQGTIGNADLEPEQTINAEIGLQQQLTEDISIDATAYIRDTRNLAGTRAEQITIFGGSATYSKVVNSDFAYTRGVVLSFNKRFADGLAATLDYTFQIARGTASDPYAAQQAAARGDLPEVQLTPLSWDQRHTVNASVSYSASSYGGSFIFQYGSGMPYTPRRTEDITSLITNSQFKPNTVNADMRLYKTLTFGTLDFIFFLRVFNLFDTENEVGVFDDTGRAGYTTDLERIKAQNTPEYVNTIEEYFTIPTNYSEPRRVEIGVSVEF from the coding sequence ATGAAACGTTGGTATGCCCTTCTCATCCTGTTGTTCCTCCCCTCCGTCGTCCTGGCTGGCTCGACCGGAAAGGTCGCAGGCAAAATCGTAGACGCCGAGACCGGGGAAGGAATACCCGGGGTCAATGTCATTCTCGTCGGCACCACACTCGGCGCCGCGACGAATTTGGATGGTGAATACTCCATCCTCAATATTCCCCCGGGGACCTATGAACTGAAAGCCACGGCGATCGGCTATGCACCGGTGACCGTGCGTGAAGTCAGGGTCAACATCGATCTCACCACACGCATCAACGTCGAGCTCGGTGAATCCGTCCTCGAGATGAAAGACGAGGTTGTCATCACAGCCTCTCGTCCCCTGGTGCGCAAGGACCTCACTGCGTCTACTGCCGTTGTCGGCGACGATGAAATCCAGGCGCTCCCCGTCACCGAAGTCAGCGAAGTGCTCAACCTGCAGGCGGGGTACATCGACGGACATGTGCGCGGCGGCCGCCAGGGCGAAGTCGCGTACTGGATCGACGGCGTGCCGGTCACCGATGTGTACGACGGCGGAACGGTCGTGGAAGTCAACAAGAATCAAGTGCAGGAACTGCAGCTCGTCAGCGGTGCGTTCAACGCCGAGTACGGCCAGGCACTTTCCGGCATCGTCAATATTGCCACCAAAGACGGCAACAATGACTTCAGCGGAAGCTTCGGTACCTACTTCGGCGATTACGTCAGCAATGCATCCGACATATTCCTGGGGATTGATGAAGTCGAACCGTTCGCGATCAGCAACTTCGACCTCTCCCTCTCGGGTCCCGTCATCAAGGATTACGTCTTCTTCACCGTCAACGGAAGGAAAAATGCCTTCGGCGGCTGGCTGAATGGCGAGCGCCGTTTTAATCCAAGCAATGTCGCATACATCGACAGCGCCGGGAATTTCATCGAGAGCCGCGATCCTGATCAGGGACTCGGTGATGGCAGCATCGTGCCCATGAACAGCAGTGACAAGCTGTACGGACAGGCCAAGCTGAGCGTGCGCATCACGAAAAACATCAAGATGTGGTATCAGTATATCCACGATGATGTCAGCTATCAGGATTACAATCAGTTCTACAAATACAATCCCGATGCAAATCCCACGAATTATCGTCTCGGACAGACCCATCTCGCACAGCTGACACATCTGCTGTCGGACAACACCTTTTATACCCTTGGTGTCTCCGTCTTCGACAAGAATTTTCAGCGCTATGTCTATGAATCCACCACTGACCCCGGCTACGTCCACCCCAACCTGCTGACCGCCATCACGCCGTACAGCTTCGCGACAGGGGGTGTGGACATGCAGCATTTCGAGCGCAACACGAACACGGTGGTCGGGAAATTCGATATCACCAGTCAGATCACGCAGCAGCATCTGGTCAAGGCGGGACTGCAGCTGAGCAGCCATGAGCTGTTCTTCAACAACATCACCCTGCGTCCTGTGGAAATTCAATCGGATTTCGATCCGGCGACGGACGATCCCCATATCGCCACGCGGATTCTGGATGTCAGTACGATTTACCATGACGAATACACACGCAAGCCTATGGAGTTTGCGGCATACGTGCAGGACAAGATGGAGTTCGATGACCTGATCATCAATCTCGGTATGCGCTTCGACATGTTCGATCCTGCGGGACAGGTGCTCGCGGATCCGACAGACCCGAGCATTTATAATCCCATTCGTCCCGAGAACCGTTTTCACGACACCAATGGAAACGGCATTCAGGACGCAGGTGAACCCGACGTGACCATCGCCGAGCGTGAGAGCTACTGGTATCGCGACACTGAGGTCAAGTACCAGGTGAGTCCGCGCTTCGGCGCGGCATTCCCGATCTCCGATCGCGGCGTGCTGCATTTCAGCTATGGACATTTTTTCCAGATTCCCCGTTTTGAGCTGCTTTACACGAACCCCTACTTCAAACTCGGATCGGGAACCGGGAATCAGGGTACGATCGGAAACGCCGACCTGGAACCCGAACAGACCATCAATGCGGAAATCGGACTGCAGCAGCAGCTGACCGAAGACATTTCCATCGATGCGACGGCATACATCCGAGATACACGTAACCTGGCCGGAACACGCGCGGAACAGATCACGATCTTCGGCGGGTCTGCGACGTACTCGAAAGTGGTGAATTCGGATTTCGCCTACACGCGCGGTGTGGTGCTGTCATTCAACAAGCGATTTGCAGACGGACTCGCAGCCACACTGGATTACACGTTCCAGATCGCGCGCGGCACCGCTTCCGATCCCTACGCAGCGCAGCAGGCAGCCGCTCGCGGAGATCTTCCTGAAGTGCAGCTCACCCCGCTCAGCTGGGACCAGCGTCACACCGTCAATGCTTCGGTATCGTACAGCGCCTCCTCCTACGGCGGAAGTTTCATTTTCCAGTACGGCAGCGGCATGCCCTATACGCCACGTCGTACCGAGGATATTACCTCGCTGATCACGAACAGCCAGTTCAAGCCCAATACCGTCAATGCCGACATGCGGTTGTACAAGACCCTCACGTTCGGCACACTCGATTTCATTTTCTTCCTGCGCGTATTCAATCTCTTTGATACCGAGAATGAAGTCGGCGTCTTCGACGACACCGGCCGAGCGGGATACACGACGGATCTTGAACGCATCAAGGCGCAGAACACACCGGAATACGTGAACACGATTGAAGAATACTTCACCATTCCGACCAACTACTCCGAGCCCCGCCGCGTCGAAATCGGTGTGAGCGTGGAATTCTGA
- a CDS encoding PorV/PorQ family protein, producing the protein MNTLLRSVLLALLVAALPIAAGAQSKVGTTAAQFLGIGVGPRAVAMGGAYVAMSDDASAMYWNPGALSRMDHSQVVASHTGWLVGTDLNWVALSLQLDASNTVGISLTQLDYGEEEVRTVVQPEGTGARWTAQDLAFTISYARNLTDRFSIGGSFKYITQQIWNESASTIAFDLGLIFTTPFDGLRLGASLSNFGGDLQLDGKDLTRRIDLDPENTGNNETIVANLKTDSWELPLFFRAGISYDFMRNDLFRFTMSADAVRPNDNNEHVNLGGEFGYRDIFFVRGGYKALFLADAEEGLTAGVGLHYPLFGTTAAAIDYTYQEFGVFDGVQTITLSIDF; encoded by the coding sequence ATGAACACCCTGCTACGATCTGTTCTGCTCGCATTGCTCGTTGCTGCACTGCCCATCGCCGCCGGTGCGCAGAGTAAGGTCGGCACGACTGCGGCACAGTTTCTCGGCATCGGCGTCGGTCCACGTGCCGTGGCTATGGGCGGCGCCTATGTCGCCATGAGTGATGACGCCTCTGCCATGTACTGGAACCCGGGCGCGCTTTCGCGCATGGATCATTCCCAGGTGGTCGCCTCCCACACCGGATGGCTGGTCGGCACCGACCTGAACTGGGTCGCGCTGTCATTGCAACTCGACGCCAGCAATACCGTGGGCATCAGCCTGACGCAGCTCGACTATGGCGAAGAAGAAGTGCGTACGGTGGTGCAGCCCGAAGGTACCGGTGCGCGATGGACAGCGCAGGACCTGGCATTCACCATCAGTTACGCCAGAAACCTGACCGACCGCTTCTCCATCGGCGGATCGTTCAAGTACATCACGCAGCAGATCTGGAACGAAAGTGCCTCGACGATCGCGTTCGATCTCGGACTGATTTTCACGACGCCGTTTGACGGACTCCGTCTCGGCGCATCTCTCTCAAACTTCGGTGGCGACCTGCAGCTCGACGGCAAGGATCTCACCCGGCGCATCGATCTCGATCCGGAAAACACGGGGAACAACGAAACGATTGTCGCAAACCTGAAGACGGATTCCTGGGAATTGCCGCTGTTCTTCCGCGCCGGCATTTCCTATGATTTCATGCGCAACGACCTCTTTCGCTTCACGATGTCCGCCGATGCGGTGCGTCCGAACGACAACAACGAGCATGTCAATCTCGGTGGAGAATTCGGATACCGCGACATTTTCTTCGTACGCGGCGGATACAAGGCACTATTCCTTGCGGATGCGGAAGAAGGACTCACGGCCGGCGTCGGACTGCATTATCCCCTGTTCGGAACGACCGCCGCCGCGATCGATTACACGTATCAGGAATTTGGAGTATTTGACGGTGTGCAGACCATCACGCTGTCGATCGATTTCTGA
- a CDS encoding T9SS type A sorting domain-containing protein, whose amino-acid sequence MRKGLFFAAVLMLTLFAGSAMAQTVDVTFVINTATVPDTLWPDEAFVQMRGDTSPLTWDNTSPVVFTNAGGDYWTATVAFPENTTVNYKLFTNAVDSEGDNANKGWENDIDPDGNRVLTTGTTNMTVPVQFVNGSPDRQEQFWTPWPPQQDSIAVWVRVNMQGWEGFNAATQFVGVRGAASPDYLGNLSWGHTNFLTQEQPHGNGGSRQYSAGNFYSGLVLIPKDEVTDGQTIEYKFVIVNSNDPDEDPATWESRNNRTFNIPVGKADTTLMWSWFDDVRPVPFVGSDTIVVNYTVDMSTAIQERGFRTGDTLFVQAGWSGTARNLAGESPTRTILTKQGFTNTYVASDTLVLKKGDRVFYQYYVQKDGQDIRETYFNFAFEESSDPLAERRFFTPDADNFDVMDTEDSRVSANRMPRFRNTSVLSQPVTVTWELDVRPAIYQVLAGDTLVDIQGNDSVIDPASILTNGAWMNGPATGGWTTWGLTLREDLPKKMYDDGTNGDAVAGDSVFTVQIMYAPDSTGSKKFIGQEYKFGINGGDNEGGFGNNHIANIDDSQDEVTILTQWGSIDPNFYDAWDFDLRQPKPQSVEVTFMVNTATVPDTLWPDQAFVQMRGDTAPLTWDNTSPVVFTNAGGDYWMAKVEFPANTTVNYKLFTNAVDGEGDNANKGWENDIDPDGNRVLTTGNSDMMVPVQFVNGSPERQEQFWTPWPPQQDSIAVWVRVNMQGWEGFSSATQYVGVRGAASPDYLGNLSWGHTLFLNQEEPHGNGGSRQYTAGNFYSGLVLIPKDEVSDGQTIEYKFVIVNSDDPDEDPATWESRNNRTFNIPVGMADTTLQWVWFDDVRPVPFVGSDTINVNYTVDMSTAIQERGFRTGDTLFVQAGWSGTARNLAGESPTRTILTKQGFTNTYVGSETLVLRKGDRVFYQYYVQKDGQDIRETYFNFDFEDSSDPLAERRYFTPETDDVDVMDTEDSRVSANRMPRFRNTSVLSRAVTVTWELDLRPAFYQVLAGDTLVDIQGVENVTTTEFILNNGVWMNGPATGGWTTWGLTLREDLPKMMVDDGTNGDAVAGDSIYTVQMMYAPDSTGSKQFVGQEYKFGINGGDNEGGFGNNHIANIDDSQDEVTIRTQWGSIDPNFYDAWDFDAGGPKVTSVSRLDVVPAGYTLEQNYPNPFNPTTTITYSITRSENVTVKLYDALGNEVGTLINRYQTPGTYQVTLDAADLGSGTYFYRMTAGSFSQIRKMTLVK is encoded by the coding sequence ATGAGAAAAGGCTTATTCTTTGCCGCAGTGTTGATGCTGACGCTGTTTGCGGGAAGTGCCATGGCACAGACCGTAGACGTGACGTTTGTCATCAATACCGCCACCGTGCCGGATACGCTCTGGCCGGATGAGGCCTTTGTGCAGATGCGCGGCGATACATCGCCGCTGACCTGGGACAATACGAGTCCGGTCGTGTTCACCAACGCCGGCGGCGATTACTGGACTGCCACAGTCGCCTTCCCTGAGAACACTACCGTGAATTACAAACTCTTCACCAATGCGGTCGACAGCGAGGGCGACAACGCCAACAAGGGTTGGGAAAACGACATCGATCCCGACGGCAACCGCGTACTGACCACGGGCACGACGAATATGACTGTGCCGGTGCAATTCGTCAACGGTTCGCCCGATCGCCAGGAGCAGTTCTGGACCCCGTGGCCGCCGCAGCAGGACAGTATCGCTGTCTGGGTGCGCGTCAACATGCAGGGCTGGGAAGGCTTCAATGCTGCAACACAGTTTGTCGGCGTCCGTGGCGCTGCATCCCCCGACTATCTCGGCAACCTGAGTTGGGGACACACGAACTTCCTCACACAGGAACAGCCGCATGGAAACGGCGGCAGCCGCCAGTACAGCGCGGGCAATTTCTATTCCGGACTGGTCCTCATCCCGAAGGACGAGGTGACGGATGGACAGACCATCGAGTACAAATTCGTCATCGTCAATTCCAACGACCCGGACGAAGATCCTGCTACCTGGGAAAGCCGCAACAACCGAACCTTCAACATCCCCGTAGGTAAAGCCGATACCACGCTTATGTGGTCATGGTTTGATGATGTACGTCCCGTCCCCTTCGTGGGAAGCGACACCATCGTTGTAAACTATACCGTCGATATGAGCACCGCCATTCAGGAGCGCGGCTTCCGTACGGGTGATACCCTCTTCGTCCAGGCAGGATGGAGCGGCACCGCACGCAACCTGGCCGGTGAGAGTCCGACTCGCACCATCCTGACCAAGCAGGGATTCACGAACACGTACGTGGCCTCCGACACCCTGGTGCTGAAGAAAGGCGATCGCGTGTTCTACCAGTATTACGTGCAGAAAGACGGTCAGGATATCCGCGAAACCTACTTCAATTTTGCATTCGAGGAGAGCAGCGATCCGCTTGCAGAGCGCCGCTTCTTCACACCGGATGCAGACAACTTCGATGTGATGGATACGGAAGACAGTCGCGTCAGCGCCAATCGCATGCCGCGTTTCCGCAATACCTCCGTGCTGTCGCAGCCTGTCACCGTCACCTGGGAACTTGATGTGCGTCCCGCCATTTACCAGGTCCTGGCCGGCGACACGCTGGTCGATATCCAGGGCAATGACAGCGTCATTGATCCCGCCAGCATTCTCACCAACGGTGCATGGATGAATGGTCCCGCCACCGGCGGATGGACGACCTGGGGTCTTACACTCCGCGAAGACCTTCCGAAAAAGATGTATGACGATGGCACGAACGGCGACGCTGTCGCCGGAGACAGTGTGTTCACCGTGCAGATCATGTATGCACCGGACAGCACCGGATCGAAGAAGTTCATCGGACAGGAATACAAGTTCGGTATCAATGGCGGCGACAATGAAGGAGGATTCGGCAACAACCATATCGCCAACATTGACGATTCGCAGGATGAAGTGACCATTCTCACGCAGTGGGGATCCATCGATCCCAACTTCTACGACGCATGGGATTTCGATCTCCGTCAGCCCAAGCCGCAGAGCGTGGAAGTCACGTTCATGGTCAACACCGCTACGGTGCCTGACACCCTCTGGCCGGACCAGGCCTTCGTGCAGATGCGTGGTGACACCGCCCCGCTGACCTGGGACAACACCAGTCCAGTTGTGTTCACCAACGCCGGTGGAGACTACTGGATGGCGAAAGTCGAATTCCCCGCGAATACGACCGTCAACTACAAGCTCTTCACCAACGCCGTGGATGGTGAAGGCGACAACGCCAACAAGGGTTGGGAAAACGACATCGATCCTGACGGCAACCGCGTCCTCACCACGGGCAACAGCGACATGATGGTGCCTGTGCAGTTCGTCAACGGCTCGCCCGAGCGCCAGGAACAGTTCTGGACTCCATGGCCGCCGCAGCAGGACAGTATCGCCGTCTGGGTGCGCGTCAACATGCAGGGCTGGGAAGGATTCAGCTCGGCCACGCAGTATGTCGGTGTTCGCGGCGCTGCATCCCCCGACTATCTTGGAAACCTCAGCTGGGGACACACGCTGTTCCTCAATCAGGAGGAACCGCATGGGAATGGCGGAAGCCGTCAGTACACCGCCGGTAATTTCTACTCCGGTCTCGTGCTGATCCCGAAGGATGAAGTCTCCGATGGCCAGACCATCGAGTACAAGTTCGTCATCGTCAATTCCGATGATCCGGACGAAGATCCCGCCACGTGGGAAAGCCGTAACAACCGCACCTTCAACATCCCCGTGGGGATGGCCGACACCACACTGCAGTGGGTATGGTTCGACGATGTGCGTCCGGTGCCCTTCGTCGGCAGCGATACGATCAACGTCAACTACACGGTCGACATGAGTACGGCCATTCAGGAGCGCGGTTTCCGCACGGGTGACACCCTCTTCGTCCAGGCCGGATGGAGCGGTACCGCTCGCAACCTGGCCGGCGAGAGTCCGACCCGGACCATCCTGACCAAGCAGGGCTTCACGAACACCTATGTCGGTTCCGAAACACTTGTGCTGCGGAAGGGCGACCGCGTCTTCTACCAGTACTACGTGCAGAAAGACGGACAGGATATTCGTGAGACCTACTTCAACTTCGATTTTGAAGACAGCAGTGATCCCCTTGCGGAGCGCCGCTACTTCACGCCGGAAACTGACGATGTCGATGTGATGGATACGGAAGACAGTCGTGTCAGCGCCAATCGTATGCCGCGCTTCCGTAACACTTCCGTCCTCTCGCGCGCCGTCACCGTGACCTGGGAGCTGGACCTTCGTCCCGCATTCTACCAGGTGCTCGCCGGCGATACGCTGGTCGATATCCAAGGCGTGGAAAACGTGACAACGACTGAGTTCATCCTCAACAACGGTGTCTGGATGAATGGTCCCGCCACCGGCGGATGGACGACCTGGGGACTCACCCTGCGTGAGGATCTCCCGAAGATGATGGTCGATGACGGAACGAATGGTGACGCTGTCGCAGGTGACTCCATCTACACCGTCCAGATGATGTACGCACCCGACAGCACGGGTTCGAAGCAGTTCGTCGGCCAGGAATACAAGTTCGGCATCAACGGCGGCGACAACGAAGGCGGGTTTGGTAATAACCACATCGCCAACATTGACGATTCGCAGGATGAAGTCACGATCCGCACGCAGTGGGGATCCATTGACCCGAACTTCTACGATGCATGGGATTTCGATGCGGGCGGTCCGAAGGTGACTTCCGTCTCCCGTCTCGACGTGGTACCTGCTGGTTACACTCTCGAGCAGAATTACCCGAATCCCTTCAATCCGACGACCACGATCACCTACTCCATCACCCGATCGGAAAACGTGACCGTTAAGCTGTACGACGCACTCGGAAACGAAGTCGGTACGCTCATCAACCGTTATCAGACGCCCGGCACCTATCAGGTGACGCTCGACGCAGCCGATCTCGGCAGCGGAACGTATTTCTACCGCATGACGGCAGGTTCGTTCTCGCAGATCCGCAAGATGACGCTGGTCAAGTAA